CGTCTGAATCGTAATCAATTTTTTTCGATCTGCCCAAAGCATTATCAATTGCTTTTAATGTATTTCCAGCAAATTCGAAATTAAATTTTAAGTAATTATAATTCCTTGGAATATTGATATTCTGATCATTATAAGTTAATGAATATCTTGTTGTTGCAATTACGTGATCGGTAAATGAATTTTCAATGTATAAATTATCAATATCATCTAAAAAATCATCACTTAAGTTTTTTACATCAATAAAATTAAGCTCTATTAAACTAAAAGCATGCCTAGTGTATTTTGAAGATTTCCAATTGTATCCGAAACTCGCATCGGCAATTGTCCTTGTATAATCGGGACGTTTTTGATAATTATATGAGAGGGAAAAAACGGTTCTTGGGTTATAAGACTTCCTAAACTTTTCGGCATTAAAAAAGGGAAGTAAAAATTTAGGAATACTCAATTTAGATTCCACTCCATATTCTGATGAGTTAAAATCGGTTTGTTCTGATGATTTAACAGTCTCTTTAGCTGTAGAAAATTGAACATCTAAAATTTCTGCTCCTCCAAATAAATTTTTGTGCTGGTAATTTAAATTACCTGCAAACCCAATATTTCCAGAAGAATTTGTTCCTTCCAACTCGAACGAATAATATTGCAGATTATGAGGAGTAAGTTGAATTACACAATTAAGCTGTCCGAAATCATTACTTACAGTGGACTGAGCTTCCTCAAATTTAATATTTAAAAATTTAAATTGATTAAGGGTTTGCAATCTATTATAAGTTTGCTCAACAGAAGTTAAATTATACAAGTCATCCTTTTTTATCAAAACAGAAGACAGCAAAACCTCAGGTTTAATATTCAATTTATTTCTATAAATAAAATCGATTCCTTTATAACTTAAGGTATCCAATTGCCTTAAATAAGAAGAATCGTTCATTAAAATCATTTTAGGATCATACTCTGTAAAAATCTCTATTTGATTAATTTTATATTTCTTAATTGCCTTTTCAGACTGAGGTATTTTTAGCCCTACAAACACATCCATTTGCTGTGCTTTATTAGTACTATCCATCATAAAATGTATATACTCGCGAGAAAAATTAAAGTATCCCTGATTTTTTAAGGATTTAAAAATTCTCATTCTCTCTTCGCTAAGAATATCTGAATCAACTTTAGCTCCCGATTTTACTTTAGAATCCGGTATATCATTGGCTACATAATTTCTAATCATCGATGAGTCTGCCATTTCCTCACTTTTTTGCTGAGTAGTTAGGAATTTATAAGGCAGTTCGTTTGGTTTGCGATAAACATTTCTATATCGATATGGTTTATTGGCATTAACCGTATAATAAACTTTGGCTTTTTTCTTTCTAAAAACAAGCGAATCTTTAACTACAGCATTGTAATATCCTTTTTTCCGAAGATATATTTTTAGTTGAGTAAGTGATCTTTGCGTTTGAAAATCTTCATAAACTACTGGTTCTTCCCCAATTCTACGAAGCCATTTATTAAATCCCTTATCTGTATTTTTTCCAGACAAATTATACAATCCCAAATGAAATCTCCACATTCCTAAAATTTTCAAATTAGGCTTCTGCTTTACATTTTTCTTTAAATCACTAATTGCAATTGAATTATCATCTGACTTTACAATAACTTTATTTAACAGATATTCATTTTCACCAACGTATTTTGTTGTAGAACACGAAGCCATACCAAGAAGCAAGCTTAGCAAAAAAATAAAAATCGGGAAATTATAACTACTTTTGTATTTTAAATATGGTTTCAAGAATATTGAAAGTATTTCTGGTTTAAAAATATGACAAAGATACTTAACTTCAATGATATATTCTTGAACCAAGAGAGCTTTTCACTTACAATTTTCAAATAATTTACCGTGCTGTCTAAAAATCAAATCAAGTTAATAAGCAGTTTACAAAAGAAAAAATACAGAGACCAACATCAGCTCTTTATTGCCGAAGGAGATAAATTAGTTACTGATTTACTGCAATCGGGCACAAAGGCTGCTTATTTGATCTACTCTTCGGATTGGAAAAATAAATATACAACAGCACATTTAAATACTATTGAGAGTAGAATAGAAACTGATAATTCTCAATTAAAAAAAGTTAGTGCACTAAAAAACCCAGCTTCAGTGCTTGGAGTTTTTAAAATCCCAAAATTCGAAATAAACCCTAAACTTGTATCAAACTCTTTGTCTATTGTTTTAGATGATATTCAGGATCCTGGAAATTTAGGAACAATAATTCGAATAGCCGATTGGTTTGGAATTAAACACATATTTTGTTCTCCAAATACGGTAGATTTATACAATCCGAAAGTGATACAAGCTACCATGGGAGCTATCTCAAGAATTAAATTAATTTATACTCCTCTTGAGATATTAATTAACGAATATAAAAATGATAATTTTCCCATATATGGAACCTTTTTAGAAGGTGAAACCATTTATAAATCAAATCTAAAGACCAAAGGATTTATTATTATGGGCAATGAAGGAAAGGGAATATCTGAGAATATAAAAAAACACGTAAGCAATAAATTATTTATTCCTAATTTCCCAATAGGTGAATCCACATCCGAATCCTTAAATGTATCGGTTGCCTGTTCGATAATATGCTCTGAATTTAGGCGAGGGGAATTTTAATTGTTTTTATTCTGGATTTAAAAACCTATTCACCGCTTCGGCACATTGTTCTCCATCGATGGCTGCCGAAACAATTCCTCCTGCATAACCAGCTCCTTCGCCACAAGGAAATAAGCCTGATATTTTTGTATGCAAAAAGTTAAATCTATCGCGAGGAATTCTCACTGGTGATGAAGTTCTAGATTCAACACCTAAAATTACGGCCTCATTGGTTAAGAAACCTTTCGATTTTCGTCCAAACGCTTTAAAGCCCTCTTGTAATCTAAAACGAATATGTACAGGTAACCACTTATGCAACTCCGATGAAACAACCCCCGGATGGTAGGATGTTTTTGGCAAAGATTCACTCTTTTTACTCTCAACAAAATCTTTCATTCTTTGGGCAGGAGCTTGAAGAGAACTTCCTCCCTCAATAAAAGCCTGTTTTTCCAAATCTTCCTGAAACTCCATCCCTGCTAATGCTCCAAATTTAGCATATTCATTAAGATCTTCGGTGTGAATTTCCACCGCCATTCCTGAATTTGCAAAAGCTGTATTTCTATTCGAAGATGACATACCGTTTACCACTTGCTGATAATCGCCTGTGGCTGCTGGCACAATAACTCCACCAGGACACATACAAAATGAATAAACACCTCTTCCTTCAACCTGTTGCACAAAACTATAGCTTGCTGCGGGAAGATACTTCCCTCGTCCATTGGGGTTATGATATTGTATTTGATCGATTAATTCCTGCGAGTGCTCAATTCTAA
This genomic interval from uncultured Marinifilum sp. contains the following:
- a CDS encoding BamA/TamA family outer membrane protein, producing MASCSTTKYVGENEYLLNKVIVKSDDNSIAISDLKKNVKQKPNLKILGMWRFHLGLYNLSGKNTDKGFNKWLRRIGEEPVVYEDFQTQRSLTQLKIYLRKKGYYNAVVKDSLVFRKKKAKVYYTVNANKPYRYRNVYRKPNELPYKFLTTQQKSEEMADSSMIRNYVANDIPDSKVKSGAKVDSDILSEERMRIFKSLKNQGYFNFSREYIHFMMDSTNKAQQMDVFVGLKIPQSEKAIKKYKINQIEIFTEYDPKMILMNDSSYLRQLDTLSYKGIDFIYRNKLNIKPEVLLSSVLIKKDDLYNLTSVEQTYNRLQTLNQFKFLNIKFEEAQSTVSNDFGQLNCVIQLTPHNLQYYSFELEGTNSSGNIGFAGNLNYQHKNLFGGAEILDVQFSTAKETVKSSEQTDFNSSEYGVESKLSIPKFLLPFFNAEKFRKSYNPRTVFSLSYNYQKRPDYTRTIADASFGYNWKSSKYTRHAFSLIELNFIDVKNLSDDFLDDIDNLYIENSFTDHVIATTRYSLTYNDQNINIPRNYNYLKFNFEFAGNTLKAIDNALGRSKKIDYDSDGNIEGTYHDFLGIRYAQYVKSDIEYRFNHHINKANTMVYRLFLGLGYPYGNLKVLPFEKSYFSGGANGIRAWQVRSLGPGSYVDEDATYPNNTADLKLEANLEYRFKLFWALEGALFFDAGNIWAISEKDDRVGADFQFSEFYKEIALGTGFGARVDLNFILFRLDLGLKLRDPSLADNKRWIIANRPFKFSQLTFNIGIGYPF
- a CDS encoding RNA methyltransferase, with protein sequence MLSKNQIKLISSLQKKKYRDQHQLFIAEGDKLVTDLLQSGTKAAYLIYSSDWKNKYTTAHLNTIESRIETDNSQLKKVSALKNPASVLGVFKIPKFEINPKLVSNSLSIVLDDIQDPGNLGTIIRIADWFGIKHIFCSPNTVDLYNPKVIQATMGAISRIKLIYTPLEILINEYKNDNFPIYGTFLEGETIYKSNLKTKGFIIMGNEGKGISENIKKHVSNKLFIPNFPIGESTSESLNVSVACSIICSEFRRGEF